From Symphalangus syndactylus isolate Jambi chromosome X, NHGRI_mSymSyn1-v2.1_pri, whole genome shotgun sequence, the proteins below share one genomic window:
- the PORCN gene encoding protein-serine O-palmitoleoyltransferase porcupine isoform X14: protein MATFSRQEFFQQLLQGCLLPTAQQGLDQIWLLLAICLACRLLWRLGLPSYLKHASTVAGGFFSLYHFFQLHMVWVVLLSLLCYLVLFLCRHSSHRGVFLSVTILIYLLMGEMHMVDTVTWHKMRGAQMIVAMKAVSLGFDLDRGEVGTVPSPVEFMGYLYFVGTIVFGPWISFHSYLQAVQGRPLSCRWLQKVARSLALALLCLVLSTCVGPYLFPYFIPLDGDRLLRNKKRKARGTMVRWLRAYESAVSFHFSNYFVGFLSEATATLAGAGFTEEKDHLEWDLTVSKPLNVELPRSMVEVVTSWNLPMSYWLNNYVFKNALRLGTFSAVLVTYAASALLHGFSFHLAAVLLSLAFITYVEHVLRKRLARILSACVLSKRCPPDCSHQHRLGLGVRALNLLFGALAIFHLAYLGSLFDVDVDDTTEEQGYGMAYTVHKWSELSWASHWVTFGCWIFYRLIG, encoded by the exons ATGGCCACCTTCAGCCGCCAGGAATTTTTCCAGCAGCTACTGCAAGGCTGTCTCCTGCCTACTGCCCAGCAGGGCCTTGACCAGATCTGGCTGCTCCTTGCCATCTGCCTCGCCTGCCGCCTCCTCTGGAGGCTCG GGTTGCCATCCTACCTGAAGCATGCAAGCACCGTGGCAGGCGGGTTCTTCAGCCTCTACCACTTCTTCCAGCTGCACATGGTTTGGGTCGTGCTGCTCAGCCTCCTGTGCTACCTCGTGCTGTTCCTCTGCCGACATTCCTCCCATCGAGGCGTCTTCCTCTCCGTCACCATCCTCATCTACCTACTTATGGG TGAGATGCACATGGTAGACACCGTGACATGGCACAAGATGCGAG GGGCACAGATGATTGTGGCCATGAAGGCAGTGTCTCTGGGCTTCGACCTGGACCGGGGCGAGGTGGGTACGGTGCCCTCGCCAGTGGAGTTCATGGGCTACCTCTACTTCGTGGGCACCATCGTCTTCGGGCCCTGGATATCCTTCCACAGCTACCTACAAGCTGTCCAAGGCCGCCCACTG AGCTGCCGATGGCTGCAGAAGGTGGCCCGGAGCCTGGCACTGGCCCTGCTGTGCCTTGTGCTGTCCACTTGCGTGGGCCCCTACCTCTTCCCGTACTTCATCCCCCTTGACGGTGACCGCCTCCTTCGCAA CAAGAAACGCAAAGCCAG GGGCACCATGGTAAG GTGGCTGCGAGCCTACGAGAGTGCTGTCTCCTTCCACTTCAGCAACTATTTTGTGGGCTTTCTTTCCGAGGCCACAGCCACGTTGGCAGGGGCTGGCTTTACCGAGGAGAAGGATCACCTGGAATG GGACCTGACGGTGTCCAAGCCACTGAATGTGGAGCTGCCTCGGTCAATGGTGGAAGTTGTCACAAGCTGGAACCTGCCCATGTCTTATTGGCTAAATAACT ATGTTTTCAAGAATGCTCTCCGCCTGGGGACCTTCTCGGCTGTGCTGGTCACCTATGCAGCCAGCGCCCTCCTACAT GGCTTCAGTTTCCACCTGGCTGCGGTCCTGCTGTCCCTGGCTTTTATCACTTATGTGGAGCATG tCCTCCGGAAGCGCCTGGCTCGGATCCTCAGTGCCTGTGTCTTGTCAAAGCGGTGCCCGCCAGACTGTTCGCACCAGCATCGCTTG GGCCTGGGGGTGCGAGCCTTAAACTTGCTCTTTGGAGCTCTGGCTATCTTCCACCTGGCCTACCTGGGCTCCCTGTTTGATGTCGACGTGGACGACACCACAGAGGAGCAG
- the PORCN gene encoding protein-serine O-palmitoleoyltransferase porcupine isoform X16 — translation MATFSRQEFFQQLLQGCLLPTAQQGLDQIWLLLAICLACRLLWRLGLPSYLKHASTVAGGFFSLYHFFQLHMVWVVLLSLLCYLVLFLCRHSSHRGVFLSVTILIYLLMGEMHMVDTVTWHKMRGAQMIVAMKAVSLGFDLDRGEVGTVPSPVEFMGYLYFVGTIVFGPWISFHSYLQAVQGRPLSCRWLQKVARSLALALLCLVLSTCVGPYLFPYFIPLDGDRLLRKWLRAYESAVSFHFSNYFVGFLSEATATLAGAGFTEEKDHLEWDLTVSKPLNVELPRSMVEVVTSWNLPMSYWLNNYVFKNALRLGTFSAVLVTYAASALLHGFSFHLAAVLLSLAFITYVEHVLRKRLARILSACVLSKRCPPDCSHQHRLGLGVRALNLLFGALAIFHLAYLGSLFDVDVDDTTEEQGYGMAYTVHKWSELSWASHWVTFGCWIFYRLIG, via the exons ATGGCCACCTTCAGCCGCCAGGAATTTTTCCAGCAGCTACTGCAAGGCTGTCTCCTGCCTACTGCCCAGCAGGGCCTTGACCAGATCTGGCTGCTCCTTGCCATCTGCCTCGCCTGCCGCCTCCTCTGGAGGCTCG GGTTGCCATCCTACCTGAAGCATGCAAGCACCGTGGCAGGCGGGTTCTTCAGCCTCTACCACTTCTTCCAGCTGCACATGGTTTGGGTCGTGCTGCTCAGCCTCCTGTGCTACCTCGTGCTGTTCCTCTGCCGACATTCCTCCCATCGAGGCGTCTTCCTCTCCGTCACCATCCTCATCTACCTACTTATGGG TGAGATGCACATGGTAGACACCGTGACATGGCACAAGATGCGAG GGGCACAGATGATTGTGGCCATGAAGGCAGTGTCTCTGGGCTTCGACCTGGACCGGGGCGAGGTGGGTACGGTGCCCTCGCCAGTGGAGTTCATGGGCTACCTCTACTTCGTGGGCACCATCGTCTTCGGGCCCTGGATATCCTTCCACAGCTACCTACAAGCTGTCCAAGGCCGCCCACTG AGCTGCCGATGGCTGCAGAAGGTGGCCCGGAGCCTGGCACTGGCCCTGCTGTGCCTTGTGCTGTCCACTTGCGTGGGCCCCTACCTCTTCCCGTACTTCATCCCCCTTGACGGTGACCGCCTCCTTCGCAA GTGGCTGCGAGCCTACGAGAGTGCTGTCTCCTTCCACTTCAGCAACTATTTTGTGGGCTTTCTTTCCGAGGCCACAGCCACGTTGGCAGGGGCTGGCTTTACCGAGGAGAAGGATCACCTGGAATG GGACCTGACGGTGTCCAAGCCACTGAATGTGGAGCTGCCTCGGTCAATGGTGGAAGTTGTCACAAGCTGGAACCTGCCCATGTCTTATTGGCTAAATAACT ATGTTTTCAAGAATGCTCTCCGCCTGGGGACCTTCTCGGCTGTGCTGGTCACCTATGCAGCCAGCGCCCTCCTACAT GGCTTCAGTTTCCACCTGGCTGCGGTCCTGCTGTCCCTGGCTTTTATCACTTATGTGGAGCATG tCCTCCGGAAGCGCCTGGCTCGGATCCTCAGTGCCTGTGTCTTGTCAAAGCGGTGCCCGCCAGACTGTTCGCACCAGCATCGCTTG GGCCTGGGGGTGCGAGCCTTAAACTTGCTCTTTGGAGCTCTGGCTATCTTCCACCTGGCCTACCTGGGCTCCCTGTTTGATGTCGACGTGGACGACACCACAGAGGAGCAG
- the PORCN gene encoding protein-serine O-palmitoleoyltransferase porcupine isoform X17 has protein sequence MVWVVLLSLLCYLVLFLCRHSSHRGVFLSVTILIYLLMGEMHMVDTVTWHKMRGAQMIVAMKAVSLGFDLDRGEVGTVPSPVEFMGYLYFVGTIVFGPWISFHSYLQAVQGRPLSCRWLQKVARSLALALLCLVLSTCVGPYLFPYFIPLDGDRLLRNKKRKARWLRAYESAVSFHFSNYFVGFLSEATATLAGAGFTEEKDHLEWDLTVSKPLNVELPRSMVEVVTSWNLPMSYWLNNYVFKNALRLGTFSAVLVTYAASALLHGFSFHLAAVLLSLAFITYVEHVLRKRLARILSACVLSKRCPPDCSHQHRLGLGVRALNLLFGALAIFHLAYLGSLFDVDVDDTTEEQGYGMAYTVHKWSELSWASHWVTFGCWIFYRLIG, from the exons ATGGTTTGGGTCGTGCTGCTCAGCCTCCTGTGCTACCTCGTGCTGTTCCTCTGCCGACATTCCTCCCATCGAGGCGTCTTCCTCTCCGTCACCATCCTCATCTACCTACTTATGGG TGAGATGCACATGGTAGACACCGTGACATGGCACAAGATGCGAG GGGCACAGATGATTGTGGCCATGAAGGCAGTGTCTCTGGGCTTCGACCTGGACCGGGGCGAGGTGGGTACGGTGCCCTCGCCAGTGGAGTTCATGGGCTACCTCTACTTCGTGGGCACCATCGTCTTCGGGCCCTGGATATCCTTCCACAGCTACCTACAAGCTGTCCAAGGCCGCCCACTG AGCTGCCGATGGCTGCAGAAGGTGGCCCGGAGCCTGGCACTGGCCCTGCTGTGCCTTGTGCTGTCCACTTGCGTGGGCCCCTACCTCTTCCCGTACTTCATCCCCCTTGACGGTGACCGCCTCCTTCGCAA CAAGAAACGCAAAGCCAG GTGGCTGCGAGCCTACGAGAGTGCTGTCTCCTTCCACTTCAGCAACTATTTTGTGGGCTTTCTTTCCGAGGCCACAGCCACGTTGGCAGGGGCTGGCTTTACCGAGGAGAAGGATCACCTGGAATG GGACCTGACGGTGTCCAAGCCACTGAATGTGGAGCTGCCTCGGTCAATGGTGGAAGTTGTCACAAGCTGGAACCTGCCCATGTCTTATTGGCTAAATAACT ATGTTTTCAAGAATGCTCTCCGCCTGGGGACCTTCTCGGCTGTGCTGGTCACCTATGCAGCCAGCGCCCTCCTACAT GGCTTCAGTTTCCACCTGGCTGCGGTCCTGCTGTCCCTGGCTTTTATCACTTATGTGGAGCATG tCCTCCGGAAGCGCCTGGCTCGGATCCTCAGTGCCTGTGTCTTGTCAAAGCGGTGCCCGCCAGACTGTTCGCACCAGCATCGCTTG GGCCTGGGGGTGCGAGCCTTAAACTTGCTCTTTGGAGCTCTGGCTATCTTCCACCTGGCCTACCTGGGCTCCCTGTTTGATGTCGACGTGGACGACACCACAGAGGAGCAG
- the PORCN gene encoding protein-serine O-palmitoleoyltransferase porcupine isoform X18: protein MVWVVLLSLLCYLVLFLCRHSSHRGVFLSVTILIYLLMGEMHMVDTVTWHKMRGAQMIVAMKAVSLGFDLDRGEVGTVPSPVEFMGYLYFVGTIVFGPWISFHSYLQAVQGRPLSCRWLQKVARSLALALLCLVLSTCVGPYLFPYFIPLDGDRLLRNKKRKARGTMVRWLRAYESAVSFHFSNYFVGFLSEATATLAGAGFTEEKDHLEWDLTVSKPLNVELPRSMVEVVTSWNLPMSYWLNNYVFKNALRLGTFSAVLVTYAASALLHGFSFHLAAVLLSLAFITYVEHVLRKRLARILSACVLSKRCPPDCSHQHRLGLGVRALNLLFGALAIFHLAYLGSLFDVDVDDTTEEQGYGMAYTVHKWSELSWASHWVTFGCWIFYRLIG from the exons ATGGTTTGGGTCGTGCTGCTCAGCCTCCTGTGCTACCTCGTGCTGTTCCTCTGCCGACATTCCTCCCATCGAGGCGTCTTCCTCTCCGTCACCATCCTCATCTACCTACTTATGGG TGAGATGCACATGGTAGACACCGTGACATGGCACAAGATGCGAG GGGCACAGATGATTGTGGCCATGAAGGCAGTGTCTCTGGGCTTCGACCTGGACCGGGGCGAGGTGGGTACGGTGCCCTCGCCAGTGGAGTTCATGGGCTACCTCTACTTCGTGGGCACCATCGTCTTCGGGCCCTGGATATCCTTCCACAGCTACCTACAAGCTGTCCAAGGCCGCCCACTG AGCTGCCGATGGCTGCAGAAGGTGGCCCGGAGCCTGGCACTGGCCCTGCTGTGCCTTGTGCTGTCCACTTGCGTGGGCCCCTACCTCTTCCCGTACTTCATCCCCCTTGACGGTGACCGCCTCCTTCGCAA CAAGAAACGCAAAGCCAG GGGCACCATGGTAAG GTGGCTGCGAGCCTACGAGAGTGCTGTCTCCTTCCACTTCAGCAACTATTTTGTGGGCTTTCTTTCCGAGGCCACAGCCACGTTGGCAGGGGCTGGCTTTACCGAGGAGAAGGATCACCTGGAATG GGACCTGACGGTGTCCAAGCCACTGAATGTGGAGCTGCCTCGGTCAATGGTGGAAGTTGTCACAAGCTGGAACCTGCCCATGTCTTATTGGCTAAATAACT ATGTTTTCAAGAATGCTCTCCGCCTGGGGACCTTCTCGGCTGTGCTGGTCACCTATGCAGCCAGCGCCCTCCTACAT GGCTTCAGTTTCCACCTGGCTGCGGTCCTGCTGTCCCTGGCTTTTATCACTTATGTGGAGCATG tCCTCCGGAAGCGCCTGGCTCGGATCCTCAGTGCCTGTGTCTTGTCAAAGCGGTGCCCGCCAGACTGTTCGCACCAGCATCGCTTG GGCCTGGGGGTGCGAGCCTTAAACTTGCTCTTTGGAGCTCTGGCTATCTTCCACCTGGCCTACCTGGGCTCCCTGTTTGATGTCGACGTGGACGACACCACAGAGGAGCAG